The Nitrospinaceae bacterium DNA segment CACGGGGAAGATCATCAACTCGTTTGGGTGGTAGTGGAGGTCCGAGCCTGTGCCCGGATCTTTCGAGACCATGCAGAAGTAGATGTACTCGCCTTCAATAATGGGGCCCCGAGCCGAGGAGAGGTGGGGGGTGAGTTTTTTCTCATCGAGCGCGTCGAATCGGTAAAAGGGCATTGAAAAATATCCTCTCTGCGTTAAGGAGCCACTGGCTTTGGTTTGTGCGGGCTCCGGTTTGAATAAGGGAAACTCGCATTCTTGGGGCCAGCGACCGAAAGCCGAATCTAAAATCGAAATCGGGCAAGATAAAATAAACGCCGCAATGCCCTTTCCCCTCGGAAAGCGGCATCGCCCTTATTCTTGAATGCTAACAACCTGAATGCTACATTCTAATGACGTGTTTGACAATTTTCGCTTAGGGGGGTGTGAGCCCCATTGTGGTGGATGAATTGGTGTTTTTCTCGTTTTGATGTGTTTTTTCATTCAATATTTGGTCCTTAAACAGGCCCTTATGAAGGAGTAGATTTCATGCCATTTTATGACCCTAAGAAAATGAAGCGTGCCCTGGCGGGAGAGACCTACAGCACCTCGGAGGGCGTGTGGGCTACGGGCGAGCGGATGCTCTTTGGCATCATCGATAAGCCTGCCGGAACCGGCAGCCGGCCTCACCGCCACGCAAACGAGCAGTTCATCTTGGTCCACAAGGGTACCTTGAAGGCGATGATCGAGGGCAAGAGAAAAACCGTGAAGACGGGCGGGATAATTCATATTCCGGCGAATGCGCTTCACAGCATGGTAGCGACGGATGATGAGGATGTAATTTTTATCGTGGCCAAAGACACCGCCTGGGGCATTGCGGGCGACCCTGACGATGACAGCAAGGTGGGCGCCCATCTGGGCAAAGGTGCGAAGAAAAAAGTGGCCGCCAAATACGTTAAAATTGCAGATGACCTGAAGCGTTCGGGAAAATCCCTCAAGTCGAAACCACTGGCTCGCCCGAGCATAAAAGCAGCGAAGAAAAAAACGGTTGCCAAGAAAAAGGTAGCGAAGAAAAAATAATCGGCTCCAGCGAGATGGCCCCTTCGCGCTAAAGAAAAGTGTAGAGAATTTCCCTGTTGGCGATGACCAACGAGAGGGCCATCACGAAAAGGATCGCCTTCACCGTTCTGAAAAATGTCTGCTCGGGCAGCCGCTTGAAAAGGCGTGTGCCCACGAAGAATCCCGCGAAGACGGGCACGCTGACAATTAGCATCAACACAACGGCCTCGCCCGTGTAGGCGCCCGCCACGAAGAGCGAGGTGATTGTCGCCACGCGCAGGGTGATCTGAATAATACTCATCACGAAGAGATATCTCGTTTTCGAGAGATTCATCCCGGTGAGATAGGCCGCCATGACGTGCGAGGGCATCCCGACAGTGCCGAGCATCCCGCCGGACAGAGCGCCCATCCAGAGGCCCCGGAAGAGGGAGTCCTCAGGTGTCCTGGCTTTTTCAGGGTGCGCCCACTGCCATAATATCTGACCGATTAAAAAAGCGCCCAAAAACAGTTTCATGAAGCGCGCGTCGGTGCTGAAGAGCAAGGTGAGGCCGAGTCCGAGGCCGGCGAGGCTCGCCAGAACGAAGGGGAGAAATGGCGACAGGCCCTCCTCGATCGCCTCGCGAGCGCGCCAGCCGTTTAGCACGCTTGTCAGCATTGTGGGTATCGACACCACCGCGATGGCGGTGGGTACGTCCCAGAAAAGCGCGATGGCCGGCGTCGCTAGTGTGGCGAAGCCGAAGCCACCGATGGCTTTTAAGCCCGAGCCAATAAAGGCGGCGACAAAAACGAGAAGTAGATTCATCCAAAATCCTTAAAGAAGAGAACGCGGCGATTATCGCATCACAATAAATGTGTTTGTTCGTTGACGCCTTCAGATGATATCTCACAAACATGTGGTAATCTATTGACATACGACGATTGAATCAATGGATGTGAATACAGGGCACTTTTCGCCGGAAAATACTTTTGTTCTGAGGTTTAATTTATGGATTTTTCTCTTTTTTATATTCTGCACCGGCCCGAGGGCATGAGCGACGCCCAGGTCTACCAGGAGGCCATCGAGCAATCGGTCGCCGCCGATGAACTTGGTTTCAAATGCGTATGGTTTGCCGAACATCATTTTTCCCAGGTAGGGATGGTGCCCGATCCGCTAATTCTCTGCGCCGCCGTCGCGCAGAAAACCAAACGCATCCGTTTGGGTACCGCCATTTCGATCATGTCGTTTCACAACCCGGTTCGTCTTGCCGAGCAGGCGGCGATGGTCGATGTGTTGAGCGGCGGGCGTCTTGACCTCGGCGTTGGACGGGGCTCCCAGCCCCGGGAATTTTCGGGTTTTGAGGCCAAGCCCTCCGAGAGTCGCGCGCAGCTTAAAGAGGGCCTCGAAATTGTGGATCGCCTGCTTCGCGGCGAAACCGTCACTTTCGATGGTGTGCATTACAGATGTAGGGACGCAGTCCTACACCCCGCACCGCTGCAACAGCCCCGTCCCCCCATTTGGGTCGCCGGGACGAGCCTTGAGACCTATACCTATGCTGGCGAGAAGGGCTTTAACGTCATGGCCTCGGCCGGATTCACGGGCCCGGATGTCTTCAAGGAAAAATTTGCTCTTTGGGAGGAGGCCTTTGTGGCCAGGGGCGGCGACACCTCGAACCTTCCCCGGGCGCTGCTTCATCATCTTCATGTCTGCGAGGCGGACGAGGATGTGGCCGCTCGCTACGAGCAGGTGGCCGAGGCCGAGGGTTGGTATTTGAACTACCGCGCCAACGTCAACAAGGTGGAACTCCCCGGCGAGGAGGACAGCCACCTCAAGCGGAACTGGAGCTATGAACTCGACGTGAGGAAAATTGTCGACGGCGGCGGCGTTGTTGGAGGTGCCGATAAAGTAGTCGAGGAGATGCGTCGTCTGCGCGATGATTACGGTGTCAACGATGTGCTCGTTGGGCCCTGGCGAGGACCCAACTCAAAGGAAGTGATGCGCTCGCTGGAATTGTTCGCTAAAGAAGTGATGCCAGCATTATAGGCATGGTCTTTTTTGGATTTATACGATTTTATGCAACACGATTGTGGAGGGACTAGATGTCCGATTCAATGATTCCTGAAAGTCATGCCCATATTCTTGAAAGCAAGGCACTTCTTCATCTGGCGCTAATTTTAAAGGACGGCACCCCGCACGTCTCGCCCATCTGGTTCGATACCGAGGGCGATTTGATCCGGATTAACTCAGCCAGGGGCCGCCTCAAGGATCGGGTCATGCGTGTGCGTCCTGCTGTCGCTTTTTCTATCGTCGATCCAGAGAATCCGTTCTGCTATATCGGAATTCGAGGCAAGGTGGTTGAAATTACCAAAGAAGGGGCTGCCACTCACATTGACGGGCTGGCGAAAAAATATCTTGGCCACGATACCTACCGGAACCATCAGCCGGGGGTCTCTCGGGTGCTCTATAAGGTTCGCCCCGAGAAAGTTTTCGTTATGGGAACCCCGCCTGCGCTCTCCGACTAAGGTGGGCTAGAAAGTCTCATGGTTACAGACGATCCGTGCTGCAGTTGCGAATATCCCTGCCGCGGCAATGAGGTTTTGCGTGGGCACGCGCTCGTTTGGCAGATGTGTCTCCGAAATGAACTCACCCGGCCCAAAGAAAATTCCGGGTGTCCCGTTCTCAATGAACAGCCGAAGCGCCCCCGGCGATTCGATGCCAGAGGGCCGGGGGATTTAGAGGGGCTGGAAAAGAATGCATGGCGGGAAAGGGCTTGGATTTATGCTGGCATTATTTATTGGTCATGCGCAATTCATCTTGAAGCTCTTCTTCACTGATTGGTAGGGAGACGGGTTTTTTGCGTTTGGCGGAAAGATCACATGCCATCGTCAATAGAAGGTCGCGGTGTCCCTCGATCCCCGTAGCATGTGGGGTTTTTGCCCCCGTGTAGATACGTGAAAACCACGAATTCGTCTCCTCGCGCATGGGCCCCCAAAATTGCCCGTCGATAAATTCTCCCGGGGGATAGCTGGTCAGGAAGCTTACATGTTTATCATCCCTCCCTTTTCGATGCGTTTGGTGGCGCTCCTCGGTCGCCAGTACAATATCGCTGTGCGTGTCATCGATGGTCAGGACACCCTTTGTGCCAATTAGCCCAATTTCCATGCTATAGGTCGCGGCAGGCCATTGTTCAGGAAGGCCCCAACAACAAGACATGTTCCAGAGTTTGCCGTCGTCGAATGAAAAAATACTGAAGGTGGAATCAATCGTACCCAGGCCAGCCAGTACATTCCCTCCTGAACGGGCATACACTTCATTCGGTTCCGCCCCCCCCATTACCCACAACATTAAATCGAGGGCATGGGTTCCCGAGACAACCATTGGAGTCAACATGGAACGATCTTCATTCGGTTCCAACCTCTCGATGGCAATCAGTCGATTCAGGAATGCCCGAGTTGTTGCGGATGTGATGTCGCCAAGCTGTCCCGAGGTCACCTGGTCCCGGGCAACAAGCCAGCGGCGACGAAATCGCTGGGTGTACCCCACAACGAGATCTGCCTCTGCTTTTTCTGCAGCCGCAATTATTTTTGCTGACTCGACAGCGTTGGTCGCAAGGGGTTTTTCAATCAATATGTTGTGTCCGTGCTCGATGGAGGCGAAGAGCGTCCCAGCGTGGGCATTTTCATCAGTTGCCAAAATGGCGGAATTTACCTCGCTGCGCCTTAGCAGTTCGTGGTAGTCGGTCGTGAAAAAATCAGCATTTAAATCCTCTGCCAGCTTTTTTCCGGTTTTCTCGTTGACATCACAAAGGCCGATCCACTCAACGCCCGGATAATCGCGAGCCAACTGGCCGCGAATGCGCCCGACATTGCCGCAACCAACAATGGCCAGACCGATAGGATTTTTAGCACCAGCATAAGCGCACATGAGACACCTAAATCTATTCGAGTTTAATAAGAACAAAAAAAACAAAATGAGTAAAAATGGGAATCAATCAACTTTTCCCACAAGAATTCTTTAATAAATATTTTTTAACATCAAATGTGACTTAATGACACTCCCCTTATGGTAACCGTGAGCTAGTATAGATTTCGATTGATTTTTGTACATGAGAATAGATTTTATAAATTTTTTCAATTGAGACTAAGGCTTGTTGACTCCTGGGCTTATCCGGCCAACTGGGATTGACGGCGTCTGCATCTATCGTCATTGATGGAATTGAACTCATCGATGTACAGGAACTTGAGCGCTGCTCAGTCGCCGCCAATACGGAGGGCGTTGAAATGAGGGCGTTGGTGATAGCCGTGGCCGTGGCGGCCAGACGCAGCCCGCTTTCCAATCAATCGATTTGGAGCTACTCTCAACCGGCTGAAATGGGTTCCACATGGGGAATCCCGGCTCCGCCCACCAGCATGACTTTGCTCGTAGACGGGGAGTAATCATCTCCTGACTCTACTAACTTGATGGATAAAAAATGCCAGAAGCCAAAATCCGTGGAATTCACATCAATTACGAAGTCATCGGCGATACCGGGCCGGTTATTGCGTTGACGCCCGGCAGTCGCCGTCCCTATGACGAACTCGTTGATTTGTCGAAAGCCATAGCCTCCAAAGGCTATCGCGTGCTGCTGCACGACCGCCGCAATTGTGGCAAGTCGGATGTGGTTTTTGACGGCTCGGCATCCGAGCACGAGGTCTGGGCCGATGACCTGCACGCTTTGGCAAAACATGTCGGCGTGGAAAACCTCTATGTCGGCGGCTCTTCCTCTGGCGCCCGGCTCGCCATCCTGTTTGCCATCCGTCATCCGCAAGCGCTGTCAGGCCTGCTGCTCTGGCGGGTTACCGGCGGGCAGCACGCAGTCGATCGGCTGTCGGAGAATTACTATGGCCAGTACATCAAGCTTGCTAGCACGGCCGGCATGGAAGCTGTTGCAAATTCCGAGCACTTCGCCAAATGCATCTCGGCGCGGCCTTCGAACCGGGAACGTCTCATGAAGATGGACGTCGATGCCTTTATCAAGGTGATGAACTCCTGGCGCGAGGCGTTCCTGCAATCCTCCTCGCTGCCAATCGTCGGGGCAACTGAGGCGCAACTCAATGCGATTCATAGCCCCGCCTGCCTGATAGCGGGGAATGACATCGTCCATACGCCGGTGACCGCGCACAAGGCGGCAGGGCTTCTGCCCAACAGCGAATTGCACGAGGACGTGGTTGAGAAGTTACCCGAGGACAAATTGCGCCATACCTGGGACCGCAAGGAATGGCGCGATGCGGAACCGCAAATTGCCGAAATTTTCACAACCTTTCTGATGAAGGCCGAAAGCGGACGCTAGGGCCAAATACCTCTGAACGTCTGCTTGTGGCTAATAGCGGACTTTTTCAGGGTGAGCATTTAATGTCCGTTTTTGCCCCCACAACTGGACGAGCAAAAAGGGCATTGGAGAAAATCAGGATAGTTGGCTTATAAATTGCCAAATTCGCCGCATCTCGGTCCGGTTATTGGCCCAAACCAGGCCCCTAACCCTTTGAATTGTCGTGATAGTAAGGAGATCGTCTCGGTTCTCCGTTTTGGAGACGGACTAGATGGCGGTGGGAGGAGTCTCCTGCGAACCCTTCTCCGCCAAATTCCCTGTTTAACACGGAATTATCAGGGAATTTGGCTGTGACCGACCCTTAATATCACGATTAGTAATTCGCCATGCATAGGCCAGAGGGCCGGTTATCAAACCACCAACCTTGTTATCTTGGAACTCGGAAATCTCCGCTTCCCGCCAAACCGGGCCCGGGGCCCATCGATGTGGTAGTAGGGGCACTCCTGGAAATTCTTGCGGCAGAAATCCTGGATGGTGCTAGGGTGGCGGCGGATACATTCCACAAGAACCGTATCGAAACAGGTGAATTCGCCCATTTCGGAAATCACTTTATTTGGACAATCTTCAAAGAGAAACATCGTTTCATCCTCGATATATTCTCTGGGGTCTCAGCCCGGTGGGACCAAGCCTTATGTAAGATAATATGGACCCTAATAGGGCTTTCCGCGAAGAAAATCAGGCTGTTCTTTCGAAAATTTTCACCAGTAGAATTTGGGGATATTTTTGGACCACCGAGGCTCAATTGTTGGCTTGACCTCTTAGTGAAGTACCTGTGCATGGCGATTTAGTAATTCTCTGTGCACACACATCTTTCCAAGACGAGACCCGGTCAATCAAACTCGCCAAAGCTTTCGTTTTATGAGGGACCAAATTGTTGCAAAGCACCGAAGCATCCAAGGGACCGAGTGGGAGATATTGGTTAATACCCCTCACCGAGGGGGAGCTTTACCACCTCTCCGGTGTGCGCTGACTTTTCCATCGCAATCGTTACTTCCAGTGTCTGGCGCGCCTCCGCCGCCGTGGCAAGGTGGCAGGGCCGCCCTGTCGAGAGATAATCGAGCCACCCGCGGGTCTCGTCACCGATAGGGCCATACATGTTGTCCAGCGCCCAGTCTCCCGATGAAGTGCTGCCCAGGAACACCATCGGCAGGGAGTGACCCGGCACATAGGCATGCGGATAACCTTTCTCGGTATAAAGAATGTTCTCTTTATGGTCCTCATCAAACATCAAAACACCATCGGTGCCGATTATTTCAAGACGAACACTCTGCCCCGCCGTGGGATATTTGGCCGGAAGGGAATAACAGATACCCAGACTCACCACCGCCCCGTCCTCGAACGTGATGATGGCCCAGCTGACGTCATCCGCCTTGGGATATCCCGCCTCCTTGAAAACAATCCCATGCCCCCGGCAGATGACCTCCACCGGCCGGTTTCCCTTCATGAACCAGCACATCATATCGACGTAGTAGGTCAGAACATCGAGAACCGGCGTGGCATCGGCTGAGCGCTTAAGTATTTCGAGCGCCTGCGCCCGCGAGTTGAAAACACGCCCCGTCGCGCCGACCAACCTGCCCAGCCGGCCTTCGTCAATCTGCTCCTTGCCCAGGAAATACTGCCGCTTGTAGCGCATGATGTATCCCACTCGCAGATCACCCTTATTTTTTTCCATGGCGGAAAGCACCCTGTCCGCATCCTCGAGCGACATGGCAATGGGCTTTTCGACCAGGACAGGCTTGCCAAGCTCGAGGGCCTGCAAAATGGGCTCCACATGCGCAAACTCGGACGTGGAGACAATCACGGCGTTGACGTCGGGGTGGGCGATTACCTCCTCGTTGCTGCCCGATGTGACCTGCGCCCCCACACGGTTCCCGAGCGCTTCGGCGCGCTCTGGCTCCAGATCGGAAATCGCCAGGAATCGAACCGCCGGATGCTGAACGGCCAGGCGTGATCGGTGCGTCCCGATGCGGCCGGCTCCGATAACAGCGACACCGAGTTCTTTTCTATCAAATCTCATGGAATCACCTCTGGTGCGGTCTGGAGGATTTCGCCTTCAATTTCTAGCATTAATAGGCATTGTTGCAGAATTCCAAAATAATTGCTGTGCCGGTACGATAGGTCCATTACAAAAATGACTATGTATTCCGGTAGCGCGTGAGCCAAGAGGGCACGGATCCGCTTGTAATTGGAATTATGCAACAAGGCCGATCTGACTACAGATTATGAAAAACCTGCTTTCGTCTGAAAGATTGCTCATCCCTGAATTGCCTTCCAGCGATATTGAATCTGCCTCCGGGATACCGACCGGATAGTTAACCCGCGTATTTACTCCCAGAATTTATTAATCTGCAGATAACCCTCTCGCGGTAACTCTTGCGCCGGGGG contains these protein-coding regions:
- a CDS encoding cupin domain-containing protein; amino-acid sequence: MPFYDPKKMKRALAGETYSTSEGVWATGERMLFGIIDKPAGTGSRPHRHANEQFILVHKGTLKAMIEGKRKTVKTGGIIHIPANALHSMVATDDEDVIFIVAKDTAWGIAGDPDDDSKVGAHLGKGAKKKVAAKYVKIADDLKRSGKSLKSKPLARPSIKAAKKKTVAKKKVAKKK
- a CDS encoding sulfite exporter TauE/SafE family protein, translated to MNLLLVFVAAFIGSGLKAIGGFGFATLATPAIALFWDVPTAIAVVSIPTMLTSVLNGWRAREAIEEGLSPFLPFVLASLAGLGLGLTLLFSTDARFMKLFLGAFLIGQILWQWAHPEKARTPEDSLFRGLWMGALSGGMLGTVGMPSHVMAAYLTGMNLSKTRYLFVMSIIQITLRVATITSLFVAGAYTGEAVVLMLIVSVPVFAGFFVGTRLFKRLPEQTFFRTVKAILFVMALSLVIANREILYTFL
- a CDS encoding LLM class flavin-dependent oxidoreductase, with the translated sequence MDFSLFYILHRPEGMSDAQVYQEAIEQSVAADELGFKCVWFAEHHFSQVGMVPDPLILCAAVAQKTKRIRLGTAISIMSFHNPVRLAEQAAMVDVLSGGRLDLGVGRGSQPREFSGFEAKPSESRAQLKEGLEIVDRLLRGETVTFDGVHYRCRDAVLHPAPLQQPRPPIWVAGTSLETYTYAGEKGFNVMASAGFTGPDVFKEKFALWEEAFVARGGDTSNLPRALLHHLHVCEADEDVAARYEQVAEAEGWYLNYRANVNKVELPGEEDSHLKRNWSYELDVRKIVDGGGVVGGADKVVEEMRRLRDDYGVNDVLVGPWRGPNSKEVMRSLELFAKEVMPAL
- a CDS encoding PPOX class F420-dependent oxidoreductase, with the protein product MIPESHAHILESKALLHLALILKDGTPHVSPIWFDTEGDLIRINSARGRLKDRVMRVRPAVAFSIVDPENPFCYIGIRGKVVEITKEGAATHIDGLAKKYLGHDTYRNHQPGVSRVLYKVRPEKVFVMGTPPALSD
- a CDS encoding Gfo/Idh/MocA family oxidoreductase gives rise to the protein MCAYAGAKNPIGLAIVGCGNVGRIRGQLARDYPGVEWIGLCDVNEKTGKKLAEDLNADFFTTDYHELLRRSEVNSAILATDENAHAGTLFASIEHGHNILIEKPLATNAVESAKIIAAAEKAEADLVVGYTQRFRRRWLVARDQVTSGQLGDITSATTRAFLNRLIAIERLEPNEDRSMLTPMVVSGTHALDLMLWVMGGAEPNEVYARSGGNVLAGLGTIDSTFSIFSFDDGKLWNMSCCWGLPEQWPAATYSMEIGLIGTKGVLTIDDTHSDIVLATEERHQTHRKGRDDKHVSFLTSYPPGEFIDGQFWGPMREETNSWFSRIYTGAKTPHATGIEGHRDLLLTMACDLSAKRKKPVSLPISEEELQDELRMTNK
- a CDS encoding alpha/beta hydrolase, whose translation is MPEAKIRGIHINYEVIGDTGPVIALTPGSRRPYDELVDLSKAIASKGYRVLLHDRRNCGKSDVVFDGSASEHEVWADDLHALAKHVGVENLYVGGSSSGARLAILFAIRHPQALSGLLLWRVTGGQHAVDRLSENYYGQYIKLASTAGMEAVANSEHFAKCISARPSNRERLMKMDVDAFIKVMNSWREAFLQSSSLPIVGATEAQLNAIHSPACLIAGNDIVHTPVTAHKAAGLLPNSELHEDVVEKLPEDKLRHTWDRKEWRDAEPQIAEIFTTFLMKAESGR
- a CDS encoding Gfo/Idh/MocA family oxidoreductase, whose protein sequence is MRFDRKELGVAVIGAGRIGTHRSRLAVQHPAVRFLAISDLEPERAEALGNRVGAQVTSGSNEEVIAHPDVNAVIVSTSEFAHVEPILQALELGKPVLVEKPIAMSLEDADRVLSAMEKNKGDLRVGYIMRYKRQYFLGKEQIDEGRLGRLVGATGRVFNSRAQALEILKRSADATPVLDVLTYYVDMMCWFMKGNRPVEVICRGHGIVFKEAGYPKADDVSWAIITFEDGAVVSLGICYSLPAKYPTAGQSVRLEIIGTDGVLMFDEDHKENILYTEKGYPHAYVPGHSLPMVFLGSTSSGDWALDNMYGPIGDETRGWLDYLSTGRPCHLATAAEARQTLEVTIAMEKSAHTGEVVKLPLGEGY